From one Marinobacter sp. LV10MA510-1 genomic stretch:
- a CDS encoding DUF2141 domain-containing protein: MKILDIRNSTGAVACALFKTSEGFPTEFLQSATNIIMTKVQDTEARCDFVDIPPGTYSLAVIHDENMDGKLGTNGIGIPTEGYGFSNGASAFMGAPSFEAARFPYEGGNLDLTISLNY, translated from the coding sequence GTGAAGATTCTGGACATCAGGAACAGCACTGGAGCAGTAGCTTGCGCGCTTTTCAAAACGTCAGAGGGCTTTCCTACTGAGTTTCTGCAGTCAGCGACCAATATCATAATGACGAAGGTGCAGGATACGGAGGCGCGTTGCGATTTTGTAGACATACCGCCGGGGACTTATTCCCTTGCCGTCATTCATGATGAAAATATGGACGGCAAGCTTGGCACCAACGGCATAGGAATCCCCACGGAAGGCTACGGGTTTTCAAACGGTGCAAGCGCCTTCATGGGTGCGCCTTCGTTCGAAGCAGCCCGCTTTCCGTACGAAGGGGGAAACTTAGATCTGACCATCAGCTTGAATTACTGA
- a CDS encoding NAD(P)/FAD-dependent oxidoreductase translates to MDHYDIIVIGGGPAGSTLAWSLEKSGKRVLIIDKQNFPRDKTCAGWVTPAVMDTLEIDQDDYARGRTLQPISAFRIGMMGQAPVDNDHGETVSYGIRRCEFDAYLLDRVSASKQLNTPVKSIEQKGRNWVINDTFEAPLLIGAGGHFCPVAKKLGHGPGSHETVVAAKEIEFEMTPAQASACQARGDTPELWFCRDLKGYAWVFRKGNFLNIGLGREDNHKLTDHLNDFVDDMKAQGRVPADLPGRFKGHAYLLYAHAERPLVDDGVMLIGDAAGLAYTQSGEGIRPAIESALIAADVIRQVSDVSACNLERYGEAISERFGTRALNDQSSWQIPDWVKLPLASGLMRSQWFTRKVVTEKWFLHQQVPPLESAL, encoded by the coding sequence ATGGATCACTATGACATCATCGTTATTGGCGGCGGCCCTGCGGGATCAACCCTGGCCTGGTCGCTGGAAAAAAGCGGTAAACGGGTGCTGATAATCGACAAGCAGAATTTTCCGCGGGATAAAACCTGTGCTGGCTGGGTGACGCCGGCCGTGATGGATACGCTGGAAATCGATCAGGACGATTACGCCCGAGGGCGAACCTTACAGCCCATCAGTGCTTTCCGAATCGGTATGATGGGTCAGGCTCCTGTCGACAACGATCATGGTGAAACGGTCAGTTACGGTATTCGCCGCTGTGAGTTCGATGCCTATCTGTTGGACCGGGTGAGCGCCAGCAAGCAGTTGAACACTCCGGTTAAATCCATCGAGCAGAAAGGCCGCAACTGGGTGATCAACGACACCTTTGAAGCCCCACTATTGATTGGAGCGGGCGGTCATTTCTGTCCCGTCGCCAAAAAACTGGGACACGGCCCCGGCAGCCATGAAACCGTGGTAGCCGCAAAAGAAATCGAGTTCGAAATGACCCCCGCCCAGGCCAGCGCCTGCCAGGCCCGGGGTGATACACCGGAACTCTGGTTCTGCCGTGATCTGAAAGGCTATGCCTGGGTATTCCGCAAGGGCAACTTTCTGAATATCGGCCTTGGTCGTGAGGACAATCACAAGCTGACGGATCACCTCAATGACTTTGTTGACGACATGAAAGCCCAGGGTCGCGTTCCCGCAGACCTCCCAGGGCGGTTCAAGGGTCATGCCTACCTGTTGTATGCGCACGCAGAGCGGCCGTTGGTAGATGACGGCGTAATGTTGATTGGCGATGCCGCTGGCCTCGCGTATACCCAAAGTGGCGAAGGTATTCGTCCCGCCATTGAATCGGCATTAATAGCCGCAGACGTTATCCGGCAAGTGTCCGATGTATCAGCCTGCAATCTGGAGCGATACGGCGAGGCGATTTCCGAGCGCTTTGGCACCCGCGCCCTGAACGATCAATCCAGCTGGCAAATCCCCGACTGGGTAAAGCTGCCCCTGGCCAGCGGCCTGATGCGGTCCCAGTGGTTTACACGCAAAGTGGTGACCGAAAAGTGGTTTTTGCACCAGCAAGTACCGCCGCTGGAGTCTGCACTGTAG
- a CDS encoding SAM-dependent methyltransferase: protein MSQSTRKADTLQEQPSNRPHKLSIAVPEEGTDRKPHSYERWLIAKLLRMAGNPPVRFQLWNDEIIESDLITASFTLRLADPKALYQLVSNPNLAFGDLYSSGRLKVEGDLSDLMTALYRTVHKAREKWPTWLEAVWRNHNPRSTSVSDARENIHHHYDLGNEFYKLWLDHAEMQYTCAYYESPDLSLEQAQLAKLEHVCRKLRLQPGQTVVEAGCGWGGLARYMARQYGVKVHAYNISREQLAFARAEAEKQGLSHLIEYIEDDYRNIEGQYDAFVSIGMLEHVGKDHYGEMARVIRRSLKPEGMALLHSIGRNRPMLMNAWIEKRIFPGAYPPSIGEFMSICESGDFSVLDVENLRLHYAATLEHWMKRFESVQDQVTELYDAHFTRAWHMYLAGSTAAFRAGSLQLFQVVFTHGDNNNLLPTRKHLYSFPAAPEA, encoded by the coding sequence ATGAGCCAGAGCACCAGGAAAGCAGACACCCTGCAGGAGCAACCGTCTAACCGGCCCCATAAGTTATCTATAGCGGTTCCAGAGGAAGGCACGGATCGCAAGCCCCACAGTTACGAACGCTGGCTGATCGCGAAGTTGTTGAGAATGGCAGGCAATCCGCCCGTTCGCTTTCAGCTTTGGAATGACGAAATCATTGAATCGGACCTCATCACCGCCAGTTTTACCCTCCGGCTGGCCGATCCCAAAGCCCTCTATCAATTGGTCAGCAATCCCAACCTGGCATTCGGTGACCTCTACAGCTCCGGTCGGTTAAAAGTTGAAGGGGATCTGTCAGACCTGATGACAGCGCTATATCGAACTGTGCACAAAGCCAGGGAGAAGTGGCCAACATGGCTTGAAGCGGTCTGGCGCAACCATAACCCCCGCTCTACCAGCGTTTCAGATGCCAGGGAAAACATTCACCACCACTACGACCTTGGCAACGAGTTTTATAAGCTCTGGCTCGACCACGCCGAAATGCAGTACACCTGCGCCTACTACGAAAGCCCGGACCTGTCCCTGGAGCAGGCACAGCTGGCAAAGCTGGAACACGTTTGCCGGAAGTTGCGGCTCCAACCCGGCCAGACCGTGGTCGAGGCTGGCTGTGGATGGGGCGGCCTGGCACGGTATATGGCCCGCCAATACGGTGTCAAAGTCCACGCCTACAACATCTCTCGGGAGCAATTGGCCTTTGCGCGCGCGGAGGCTGAAAAACAAGGCCTGAGCCATCTGATCGAATACATTGAGGACGACTACCGTAACATAGAGGGCCAGTACGACGCGTTTGTTTCTATCGGCATGCTGGAGCATGTGGGCAAGGACCATTACGGCGAGATGGCCCGGGTGATTCGTCGTTCCCTTAAACCAGAGGGTATGGCGCTGCTGCACAGTATCGGTCGAAACCGCCCGATGTTGATGAATGCCTGGATTGAGAAGCGTATTTTCCCCGGCGCCTACCCACCCAGCATCGGCGAGTTCATGAGCATTTGTGAGAGCGGCGATTTCTCGGTGCTGGACGTAGAGAACCTGCGGTTGCACTACGCCGCCACCCTGGAGCACTGGATGAAACGATTTGAAAGTGTTCAGGACCAGGTCACCGAGCTGTATGACGCGCACTTCACCAGGGCGTGGCACATGTATCTGGCGGGCTCTACTGCGGCCTTCCGGGCGGGCTCTCTGCAACTGTTCCAGGTTGTGTTCACCCACGGGGATAACAACAACCTGCTCCCGACCCGCAAACATCTCTACAGCTTTCCCGCTGCGCCGGAGGCCTAG
- the pgl gene encoding 6-phosphogluconolactonase, producing MKMSKPLLPNGVFWHSAATPADLARKLAEQIALLLRQRLHAAPRASLALSGGSTPVLLFKALAQQELDWQRIDIVQVDERWVEPSHPDSNSAQMRQHLLQGRAAVARFHPLYDNAPSPSAGLGAVCQRLEAVSWPLDVVVLGMGNDGHTASLFPDAPELAAAMAEQNGSKLAAITPPQQAQARITLTRSAIAGACDCFLHIQGDDKLATLTKALAEPDNWAQMPIRAFLRSGLHIFWSPAQ from the coding sequence ATGAAGATGTCTAAACCCTTATTACCCAATGGCGTATTTTGGCATTCGGCGGCAACGCCCGCCGACCTTGCCCGGAAACTGGCAGAGCAGATTGCGTTGCTTCTTCGCCAACGTCTTCACGCAGCGCCGCGGGCCAGTTTGGCGTTGTCTGGCGGCAGTACACCGGTTTTGCTGTTTAAGGCTTTGGCCCAGCAAGAACTGGACTGGCAGCGGATAGACATCGTGCAGGTAGACGAACGCTGGGTTGAGCCGTCGCACCCCGACAGCAACAGCGCCCAGATGCGCCAGCATCTGTTGCAGGGGAGGGCTGCGGTGGCGCGTTTTCACCCACTGTATGATAACGCCCCAAGCCCGTCGGCTGGCCTGGGAGCAGTTTGCCAACGCCTTGAAGCCGTGAGCTGGCCGCTGGACGTGGTGGTGCTGGGAATGGGCAACGACGGCCATACTGCGTCCTTGTTTCCTGATGCGCCGGAACTGGCCGCCGCCATGGCGGAGCAAAACGGCAGCAAATTGGCCGCGATAACACCACCACAACAAGCCCAGGCGCGAATCACACTGACCCGAAGCGCCATTGCCGGCGCCTGTGATTGCTTTCTGCACATTCAGGGCGACGACAAGCTAGCCACTCTGACTAAGGCGCTGGCCGAACCTGATAACTGGGCGCAAATGCCAATCCGCGCGTTTCTGCGGTCGGGTTTGCACATTTTTTGGAGTCCTGCACAGTGA
- the zwf gene encoding glucose-6-phosphate dehydrogenase, producing MTKSDPTRCDLMIFGALGDLANRKLFPALYQLERAELLAEGSRILALARREHSSADVRQQIADNLRQRVPDEEFEQASVEHLLQRVEYRSLDFSCRESYPELNGWRDSVNNNLIVYMATPPSLYGVIARNLRDSDCCSENIRVVVEKPIGHDLQSSRVINDALAEVYSESELFRIDHYLGKETVQNLIALRFANNLFASQWDQNHISHVEITVAESLGIEGRWGYFDKAGQLRDMIQNHLLQLLCLIAMDPPSDLSADSIRDEKVKVLKALRKITPAMMEHYAVRGQYTAGSSEGKAVPGYLDEQGADKSSDTETFVALKVEIDNWRWSGVPFYIRTGKRLPEKFSQIVIHFKPAPHYIFDPDQKHLANNKLIIRLQPDEGMALKILTKDQGLDKGMRLRQGPLELTFAETFAKVRIPEAYERLLWEVMKGHQYLFVRRDEVEHAWRWIDQIITNWQDSGEPPKRYAAGGWGPVASVALITRDGRSWYEDV from the coding sequence ATGACCAAATCAGACCCTACTCGCTGCGACTTGATGATTTTTGGTGCTCTGGGCGACCTGGCCAACCGCAAGCTGTTTCCGGCGCTCTACCAGCTTGAGCGCGCGGAATTACTGGCTGAAGGGAGTCGTATTCTTGCACTGGCCCGGCGCGAACACAGCAGCGCCGACGTACGCCAGCAGATTGCCGATAACTTGCGCCAGCGGGTTCCGGATGAAGAGTTTGAACAGGCAAGTGTAGAGCACCTGTTACAGCGGGTGGAATACCGCAGCCTTGATTTCAGTTGCCGCGAGAGTTACCCGGAATTGAACGGTTGGCGTGACAGCGTCAATAACAATCTGATTGTGTACATGGCTACACCACCGTCGTTGTACGGGGTGATTGCGCGCAATCTGCGAGATTCCGACTGTTGCAGTGAGAACATTCGCGTGGTGGTTGAGAAGCCCATTGGCCATGACTTGCAATCTTCGCGGGTCATTAACGATGCCTTGGCCGAGGTGTACTCTGAAAGCGAGCTGTTCCGCATTGACCATTATCTGGGCAAAGAGACCGTACAAAATCTGATTGCCCTGCGTTTCGCCAACAATCTTTTTGCCTCCCAGTGGGATCAGAACCACATTTCCCACGTGGAAATCACCGTGGCAGAAAGCCTGGGTATTGAAGGGCGCTGGGGCTATTTTGACAAGGCCGGGCAGCTGCGCGACATGATTCAGAACCATCTGTTGCAGTTGCTGTGTCTGATTGCCATGGATCCGCCGTCTGATTTGTCAGCAGACAGCATTCGCGATGAAAAAGTGAAAGTGCTGAAAGCCCTGCGCAAAATCACGCCCGCCATGATGGAACATTATGCGGTGCGCGGGCAGTACACCGCAGGCTCCAGCGAGGGTAAAGCGGTGCCGGGATACCTTGATGAACAAGGCGCCGATAAATCCAGTGACACTGAAACCTTTGTCGCCTTGAAAGTAGAAATCGATAACTGGCGCTGGTCCGGAGTACCATTTTATATCCGCACCGGTAAACGGCTGCCGGAAAAATTTTCCCAGATTGTGATTCATTTCAAACCGGCACCGCATTACATATTTGACCCGGACCAGAAACATCTGGCCAACAATAAATTGATTATTCGCCTGCAGCCAGACGAAGGTATGGCCCTGAAAATACTCACCAAAGACCAGGGCCTGGACAAGGGTATGCGCCTGCGCCAGGGACCGCTGGAACTGACTTTCGCCGAAACCTTTGCCAAGGTTCGCATCCCCGAAGCCTATGAACGGCTGCTGTGGGAAGTCATGAAAGGCCACCAGTACCTGTTTGTGCGCCGCGACGAAGTTGAACACGCCTGGCGCTGGATAGACCAGATCATCACCAACTGGCAAGACAGCGGCGAGCCACCAAAACGTTACGCTGCAGGTGGTTGGGGGCCGGTGGCGTCGGTAGCGTTAATAACCCGTGACGGACGAAGCTGGTATGAAGATGTCTAA
- a CDS encoding MurR/RpiR family transcriptional regulator codes for MAATTLTHSRRDDNLLEDIQQRLEQLNKSERKVAEAILRDPSAATRYSIAALARASDVSEPTVNRFCRGFSATGFPDFKIRLAQSIATGTPYVGQNVEPDDTVAQFADKIILSTMASLDKARQTLDAKALAQAIDSLIQAKQISFFGMGASASVAMDAQHKFFRFNIPVTTYDDALIQRMVAAGSHVGDVIVAISYTGRTRETVEIAQIARDNGATVIGITNPQSPLAAVSSVVLPVISPEDTEVYMPMSSRIIQLTVIDILATGVTLKRGPDFLSHLKKIKESLRPTRLPLTQP; via the coding sequence ATGGCTGCAACTACCCTCACCCATTCCCGCCGGGATGATAATCTGCTTGAGGATATTCAACAGAGGCTGGAGCAGCTCAACAAATCCGAGCGCAAGGTGGCCGAGGCCATCTTGCGCGACCCCAGCGCCGCAACCCGTTACAGCATTGCCGCGCTGGCGCGGGCGTCTGACGTCAGCGAACCGACGGTAAACCGTTTTTGCCGCGGGTTTTCCGCCACCGGTTTTCCCGACTTCAAGATTCGCTTGGCACAAAGCATTGCCACCGGCACGCCTTATGTTGGCCAGAACGTTGAGCCTGACGACACAGTGGCACAGTTTGCCGACAAGATCATACTCAGTACCATGGCGAGCCTGGATAAGGCGCGCCAGACGCTGGATGCCAAGGCGCTGGCCCAGGCCATCGATTCGCTGATTCAAGCCAAGCAGATCAGCTTTTTTGGTATGGGAGCCTCGGCGTCGGTGGCGATGGACGCCCAGCACAAGTTTTTCCGTTTCAACATACCCGTTACCACCTACGACGACGCCTTGATTCAGCGCATGGTGGCTGCAGGCTCCCACGTGGGCGATGTAATTGTGGCTATCTCTTACACCGGCCGCACCCGGGAAACCGTGGAAATAGCGCAAATTGCCCGGGATAACGGCGCCACGGTCATTGGCATCACCAACCCTCAATCGCCTCTGGCGGCAGTGTCCAGCGTGGTGTTGCCGGTGATTTCGCCGGAAGATACCGAAGTGTATATGCCCATGTCGTCCCGTATTATCCAGCTTACCGTCATCGACATTCTGGCCACCGGGGTGACCTTAAAGCGCGGCCCGGATTTTCTCAGCCACCTGAAAAAAATCAAGGAAAGCCTGCGCCCTACCCGCCTGCCCCTGACGCAACCCTGA
- a CDS encoding SurA N-terminal domain-containing protein produces MLQDMRENAQGTIAKVIIGLLILSLSVWGMDAIIGGFGGEPEVATVNGQDITEREFLRVVQLESQNRLSRMERPDPSLLNEDQIRVDVLQALIEEQVLAQDADRQGLALSDADIDALITQMPQFQVDGQFNRDQFVATVRNVGMGVGEFRDAIREQTVVNQIRAGIVASGVATSSNITRLMQIQNQTRDFRLLNISASAVADQVNVSADDIQAFYDSNPNLFQQPEQVDVSYVVLSLDALADAIVISDEELLTYYQSREADLAREERRAAHILIEDTADADAAIESIQQRLADGEDFAALAQELSIDTVSGEQGGDLGFAGRGVYDPVFDEALFSLEPGVVSEPVRTSFGVHLIKLNDVRRSDVPALDDVAAQLRDDLSREQAREAYTKARTTLADLAYAADNLEGPATDLGLELRQADKITRNGGGEPFDHAGLVRQLFSEDVLNGGYNTELIEVAENRAVVARVRVYRGAEVLPLVGVEDAIRGNLEAEQTRTALVARASEIAAQLQAGESLQDIAGDSWTAYSEQPRSAPELGGGVMQTVYAMPRPQEGTVSYGHTVSGNNAVVIALDKVNEGEVDTDSTEYVQLQEFLASLDGQREYTAYQQWLRNNAEVERP; encoded by the coding sequence ATGCTTCAAGATATGCGGGAAAACGCCCAGGGCACCATTGCCAAGGTTATTATCGGCTTGCTGATTTTATCGCTTTCCGTTTGGGGAATGGACGCCATTATTGGCGGCTTCGGTGGCGAACCGGAAGTGGCTACGGTGAATGGCCAAGACATTACCGAGCGCGAATTTTTGCGGGTGGTGCAGCTGGAAAGCCAGAACCGTCTGTCCCGTATGGAGCGGCCGGATCCTTCGTTGTTAAACGAAGATCAGATTCGTGTCGACGTACTGCAGGCACTGATTGAAGAACAGGTGTTGGCGCAAGATGCAGACAGGCAGGGCCTGGCTTTGTCTGATGCCGATATTGATGCGCTGATTACCCAGATGCCCCAGTTTCAGGTAGACGGCCAGTTCAATCGCGATCAGTTTGTGGCTACCGTGCGCAATGTGGGTATGGGTGTTGGCGAATTCCGCGACGCCATACGCGAGCAAACCGTGGTAAACCAGATTCGCGCCGGTATCGTTGCCAGTGGCGTTGCCACCAGCAGTAACATTACGCGGCTGATGCAGATTCAAAATCAGACCCGTGATTTCCGCCTGCTCAACATTTCTGCCAGTGCCGTGGCGGACCAGGTAAACGTCAGCGCCGATGACATACAGGCGTTTTACGACAGCAATCCGAACCTGTTTCAGCAGCCCGAGCAAGTCGATGTCAGTTATGTTGTGTTATCACTGGACGCGCTGGCTGACGCCATCGTCATTAGTGACGAAGAGCTCCTGACTTATTACCAAAGCCGCGAAGCCGATCTGGCTCGCGAAGAGCGCCGGGCGGCCCATATCCTGATTGAAGACACCGCCGATGCAGACGCCGCTATTGAGAGTATCCAGCAGCGCCTGGCTGACGGTGAAGACTTTGCAGCGCTGGCGCAGGAGCTGTCGATTGATACGGTTTCTGGCGAGCAGGGCGGCGATCTCGGCTTTGCCGGTCGCGGTGTTTACGATCCGGTCTTCGATGAAGCGCTGTTCAGCCTCGAACCCGGCGTTGTTTCAGAGCCAGTGCGCACCAGCTTTGGTGTGCACCTGATCAAGCTGAACGACGTTCGTCGTTCAGACGTGCCAGCGCTGGATGACGTTGCCGCGCAGCTGCGTGACGACTTGTCCCGCGAGCAGGCACGCGAAGCCTATACCAAGGCACGTACAACACTGGCAGACTTGGCTTACGCGGCCGACAATCTGGAAGGGCCTGCGACAGACCTTGGCCTTGAGCTTCGCCAGGCGGACAAGATTACCCGCAACGGCGGCGGTGAGCCGTTTGACCATGCCGGACTGGTACGCCAGTTGTTTTCGGAAGACGTATTGAACGGTGGCTACAACACCGAGCTGATTGAAGTTGCCGAAAATCGTGCTGTAGTTGCCCGCGTGCGGGTTTATCGCGGGGCCGAGGTGCTGCCGCTAGTTGGCGTAGAAGACGCTATTCGAGGCAATCTCGAGGCCGAGCAAACCCGAACCGCGCTTGTTGCCCGTGCCAGCGAAATAGCTGCGCAGCTTCAGGCTGGTGAGTCGTTGCAGGATATCGCTGGCGATAGCTGGACTGCCTACAGCGAACAGCCCCGCAGTGCGCCGGAGCTGGGTGGTGGGGTTATGCAGACGGTCTATGCGATGCCCCGCCCGCAGGAAGGCACAGTCAGTTATGGCCACACTGTTAGCGGTAACAATGCGGTGGTCATCGCTCTGGATAAGGTGAATGAAGGCGAGGTAGACACCGACAGCACCGAATACGTGCAGCTGCAGGAGTTTCTGGCCTCGCTTGACGGCCAGCGCGAATATACGGCCTACCAGCAGTGGCTGCGGAACAACGCCGAGGTGGAGCGTCCGTAG
- a CDS encoding HU family DNA-binding protein codes for MNKSELIDAIAESADISKAAAGRALDAMTTSITSALKKDDQVTLIGFGTFSVKERAARTGRNPQTGAEIQIKASKVPGFKAGKALKDAVK; via the coding sequence GTGAACAAGTCCGAACTTATTGATGCAATTGCAGAGTCCGCTGATATTTCCAAAGCCGCCGCTGGCCGTGCTCTGGATGCCATGACCACCTCCATCACCAGTGCCCTGAAAAAGGACGACCAGGTAACGTTGATTGGTTTTGGCACATTCTCCGTGAAAGAGCGAGCTGCCCGCACTGGCCGTAACCCGCAGACAGGCGCCGAGATTCAGATTAAGGCCTCTAAAGTGCCTGGCTTCAAAGCAGGTAAGGCCCTGAAAGACGCCGTTAAGTAA
- the lon gene encoding endopeptidase La, with amino-acid sequence MTRTPEETVKVYPLLPLRDVVVFPHMVVPLFVGREKSIQALEAAMERGKEILLVAQRDAATDDPGVSDVFNIGTLATILQMLRLPDGTVKVLVEGNERTALEQIEDGDYLIAHARILREEPLPEREEEVLSKTLMEEFEKFVKLSKKVPAEVSGALNGITGVERLVDTIAAHLDLQIPQKQELLEALDTRERIELLLGKLDGEIDLIEVEKRIRGRVKKQMERSQREYYLNEQMKAIQKEMGQMGDGNNDFEELEQKLEDAGLPEEARKKTESELNKLKMMSPMSAEATVVRGYIDWMLAVPWKKRSRVRHDIDRAREILDEDHYGLDEVKTRILEYLAVQTRVKKIKGPVLCLVGPPGVGKTSLGQSIARATNRKYTRMALGGVRDEAEIRGHRKTYIGALPGKLLQKLAKVGVKNPLFLFDEIDKMGMDQRGDPGSALLEVLDPEQNHTFNDHYLEVDYDLSDVMFVCTSNSMNIPSALLDRMEIIRIPGYTEDEKVNIALRYLLPKQIKANGLRDKELDLPEETLRDLVRYYTREAGVRGLEREIAKICRKVVREHVSSGDKSQVAITPAMLEDYSGVQKFKYGLAEDSNEIGQVTGLAWTQVGGELLTIECALTPGKGRVVKTGSLGDVMQESIQTALTVVRSRAKALGIADDFHEKHDLHVHVPEGATPKDGPSAGIGMCTALVSALTRNPVRSDVAMTGEITLRGRVLPIGGLKEKLLAAHRGGIKTVIIPDENVRDIKEIPENIKESLEIRPVKWIDEVLDIALVYAPEVMAGDIAEKTAAKAGCDDDAEAKERPNTH; translated from the coding sequence ATGACCCGGACACCCGAAGAAACCGTGAAAGTTTACCCACTGCTCCCGTTACGCGACGTGGTGGTGTTCCCGCACATGGTTGTGCCTCTGTTTGTGGGCCGAGAGAAGTCTATTCAGGCGCTGGAAGCCGCGATGGAGCGCGGCAAGGAAATCCTGCTGGTTGCCCAGCGTGATGCCGCCACAGACGACCCCGGCGTAAGCGACGTTTTCAACATTGGCACTCTGGCCACCATATTGCAGATGCTGCGGCTGCCAGACGGCACAGTGAAAGTGCTGGTGGAGGGCAACGAACGTACCGCCCTGGAACAGATCGAAGATGGCGACTACCTGATAGCACACGCCCGGATTCTGCGCGAAGAGCCCTTGCCGGAGCGCGAAGAAGAAGTGCTCAGCAAGACCTTGATGGAAGAGTTCGAGAAGTTTGTAAAGCTGTCCAAAAAGGTGCCGGCCGAGGTTTCTGGTGCGCTCAACGGGATTACCGGCGTAGAACGCCTGGTGGACACCATTGCGGCCCACCTGGACCTGCAGATTCCGCAAAAGCAGGAGCTGCTTGAAGCGCTGGATACCCGTGAACGCATTGAACTGCTGCTGGGCAAGCTGGACGGCGAAATTGACCTGATTGAAGTGGAAAAGCGCATTCGTGGCCGGGTCAAAAAGCAGATGGAACGCAGCCAGCGCGAGTATTACCTGAACGAACAGATGAAGGCCATCCAGAAAGAAATGGGCCAGATGGGCGACGGTAATAACGACTTCGAGGAGTTGGAACAGAAGCTGGAAGACGCCGGCCTGCCGGAAGAAGCCCGCAAAAAAACTGAAAGCGAGTTGAACAAACTGAAAATGATGTCGCCCATGTCGGCGGAAGCCACAGTGGTTCGTGGCTACATCGACTGGATGCTGGCGGTGCCCTGGAAAAAGCGCAGCCGCGTGCGCCACGATATCGACAGGGCCCGTGAAATACTCGACGAAGATCATTACGGCCTGGACGAGGTAAAAACCCGCATTCTGGAATACCTGGCGGTACAAACCCGGGTGAAGAAGATCAAAGGGCCGGTGTTGTGCTTGGTAGGGCCTCCTGGCGTGGGTAAAACCTCTTTGGGGCAGTCCATTGCCCGTGCCACCAATCGCAAGTACACCCGTATGGCCCTGGGTGGCGTACGTGACGAAGCCGAAATTCGCGGCCACCGCAAAACGTACATCGGCGCTTTGCCTGGCAAGCTGCTGCAGAAACTGGCCAAAGTCGGGGTGAAAAATCCGCTGTTCCTGTTCGATGAAATCGACAAGATGGGCATGGACCAACGTGGAGACCCCGGCTCGGCGTTACTGGAAGTGCTGGACCCGGAACAGAATCACACCTTCAACGATCACTATCTGGAAGTGGATTACGATCTGTCGGATGTGATGTTCGTGTGCACCTCGAACTCGATGAATATTCCGTCGGCGCTGCTGGACCGGATGGAAATTATCCGCATTCCGGGTTACACCGAAGATGAAAAAGTGAATATTGCTCTGCGTTACCTGCTGCCCAAGCAGATAAAAGCCAACGGCCTGCGCGACAAAGAACTGGATCTGCCAGAAGAAACCCTGCGCGACCTGGTGCGTTACTACACCCGCGAAGCTGGCGTACGTGGCCTGGAGCGCGAGATTGCCAAGATCTGCCGTAAGGTGGTGCGTGAGCACGTCTCAAGCGGCGATAAGAGCCAGGTGGCGATAACGCCGGCGATGCTGGAAGACTATTCTGGCGTACAGAAATTCAAATACGGCCTGGCAGAAGACAGTAACGAAATTGGCCAGGTGACCGGTCTGGCCTGGACTCAGGTGGGCGGCGAATTGTTGACCATTGAGTGTGCGCTTACGCCGGGTAAAGGTCGGGTGGTGAAAACCGGCTCCCTGGGCGACGTTATGCAAGAGTCGATCCAGACGGCATTAACCGTCGTCCGCAGTCGCGCTAAGGCGCTGGGTATTGCCGACGATTTCCACGAAAAACACGATTTGCACGTGCATGTGCCCGAGGGCGCGACGCCAAAAGACGGCCCCAGCGCCGGTATAGGTATGTGTACAGCACTGGTGTCGGCGTTAACCCGTAACCCGGTGCGTAGCGATGTTGCCATGACCGGTGAAATAACCCTGCGGGGCCGGGTTCTGCCCATTGGCGGGTTGAAGGAAAAGCTGCTGGCAGCGCACCGGGGAGGCATCAAAACGGTTATAATTCCTGATGAAAATGTCAGGGATATCAAGGAGATACCTGAAAACATCAAAGAGTCTCTGGAGATCCGTCCGGTTAAATGGATTGACGAAGTGCTGGACATTGCGTTGGTGTATGCGCCGGAGGTAATGGCGGGTGATATTGCCGAAAAAACAGCCGCCAAGGCCGGTTGTGATGACGACGCAGAAGCGAAGGAACGCCCAAATACGCACTAA